The sequence below is a genomic window from Qipengyuania flava.
CGGGCGAGGGCCAGTTGCGGCTTGCGGAAATCGCGACACTCTTCTGGCATTGCCTTGCCGATCGCGCCGGGCTGAGCCGCGAGGTGGTGGGCCAGGCCGTGCTCGACCAGGGCCTTGCCGCTTCGGCCAGGCCGCTCCGTGCGCTGCTGGGCGAAATC
It includes:
- a CDS encoding gene transfer agent family protein, producing MSNPVRGEASLTVDGSVHLLRPTFDALVQAEDDLGPLFALVERAGEGQLRLAEIATLFWHCLADRAGLSREVVGQAVLDQGLAASARPLRALLGEILKGSG